The proteins below come from a single Desulfuromonas acetoxidans DSM 684 genomic window:
- a CDS encoding PilZ domain-containing protein, with protein MNEKRHYARVNFVEQAHLQYADQSREVTLHDISLKGALIELAQPVANDLTGSACHLSLRLADSSIVLDFDAQVAHAEGTAMGMTFTGMDSDSITHLRRLLELNTGNPEEIDRELSYMVQNR; from the coding sequence ATGAATGAAAAACGTCACTATGCTCGTGTCAATTTCGTTGAGCAGGCCCACCTGCAATATGCCGATCAGTCGCGGGAAGTCACTCTGCACGATATCTCCCTCAAAGGAGCATTAATAGAACTGGCTCAGCCTGTTGCAAACGATCTGACCGGGTCCGCATGCCACCTGTCGTTACGTTTGGCCGACAGCAGCATTGTTCTTGATTTTGATGCGCAGGTGGCTCACGCCGAGGGAACAGCGATGGGTATGACCTTCACAGGCATGGACAGCGACAGCATCACCCACCTGCGTCGCCTGCTGGAACTCAATACCGGAAATCCGGAAGAGATTGACCGGGAACTGAGCTACATGGTTCAGAACCGCTGA
- a CDS encoding NAD-dependent epimerase/dehydratase family protein, producing the protein MIVLVTGGGGFLGTAIARKLRQQGHQVRSYSRRHYSHLEQMDIQQFSGDLTDVNALKNAVSGCDLVYHVAAKAGIWGDYADYYQANVVGTENVIRACRDCGVSKLVYTSSPSVIFNGESMEGVDESQPYPEHYETAYPQTKALAEQKVIAANDDTLATVSLRPHLIWGPGDNHLTPRIIEGGRQGKLRRIGRQDHLVDCIYVDNAADAHLLAGEKIAIGSPISGKCYFISQDDPRYLWDIVNGILATQGIAPVCKTVPRQLAYILGGLCETIFRMLQLKKEPPMTRFVAKELSTAHWFSMDAAKKELGFQPKISIEQGLEQLKH; encoded by the coding sequence ATGATCGTTCTCGTGACCGGAGGCGGTGGTTTTCTCGGCACGGCCATCGCTCGCAAGCTCCGCCAACAGGGGCATCAGGTGCGCAGCTATTCGCGTCGCCATTATTCTCACCTTGAGCAGATGGATATCCAGCAATTCAGCGGCGACTTGACCGATGTGAACGCGCTTAAAAACGCGGTCAGCGGTTGTGATCTTGTCTACCATGTTGCGGCAAAAGCCGGTATCTGGGGAGATTACGCCGACTACTACCAAGCCAATGTGGTGGGGACGGAAAATGTCATCCGTGCTTGTCGTGACTGTGGCGTCAGTAAACTGGTCTACACCAGCTCACCCAGTGTTATCTTCAATGGCGAATCAATGGAAGGCGTTGATGAATCACAGCCCTACCCTGAGCATTATGAAACCGCCTATCCACAAACCAAGGCCTTGGCCGAACAAAAGGTTATCGCTGCTAACGATGACACCCTGGCCACAGTCTCGCTGCGACCTCACCTGATCTGGGGTCCCGGTGACAACCATCTTACGCCACGCATTATTGAAGGTGGTCGACAAGGCAAACTGCGCCGTATCGGCAGACAGGATCACTTGGTTGACTGCATTTATGTGGATAATGCCGCTGATGCACACCTGCTTGCCGGTGAAAAAATTGCCATCGGTAGCCCCATCAGTGGAAAATGCTATTTTATTTCCCAGGATGACCCCCGTTACTTGTGGGATATTGTCAATGGTATTCTAGCAACGCAAGGCATTGCTCCGGTATGTAAAACCGTGCCACGACAGTTGGCTTATATCCTTGGCGGACTCTGTGAAACAATTTTTCGAATGCTACAATTGAAAAAGGAACCGCCGATGACCCGCTTTGTGGCTAAGGAATTATCAACAGCACACTGGTTTTCCATGGATGCCGCTAAAAAAGAGTTGGGTTTTCAACCGAAAATTTCAATTGAACAGGGTCTTGAACAGTTAAAACACTGA
- a CDS encoding cytochrome c3 family protein translates to MRPGPLTSFIVLMLLLITTSPVVAGDYLNSAHGNASYGVDRLDGPYAIGNCAHCHEQHASIDGNEPSPVIDDSPTKHALFTSAYTSATDNFCVECHDGTIGVANSAIVNHSYSYRAGGLTTDFASSIKDIFDLDSVDIASTHNLDDIKTLLSSAAVGLPWGYTSASHPCEGCHNPHAVQGDPANSDTGRKTVDSRGYPLSRPSQHTPLSGWGVWGDDSSEKMSTYAATGIYQAPYYYGSTSNHEPENNTTDDGSNLTDVNTFCTDCHNKTTSIYSTTLGRPLYQFDWGTEIHGKGSAIDLPAKTECRTPFIDSNQGSYILACTDCHEAHGSPNIFLIRPIVNNNAVSLPVGTTYWGDLCSSCHAATADLRAFHHQANDGYACTDCHESGKGPQVNNCTGCHFHSSYNSNYRLF, encoded by the coding sequence ATGCGCCCAGGTCCGCTCACATCGTTCATTGTTCTGATGCTGTTGCTGATCACCACTAGCCCGGTGGTGGCTGGTGATTATCTCAATTCTGCCCATGGCAATGCATCGTATGGCGTAGACCGCCTCGACGGCCCATACGCTATAGGCAACTGCGCCCACTGTCATGAACAGCACGCATCCATTGACGGCAATGAACCCTCACCGGTTATTGATGACTCGCCGACAAAGCACGCTCTGTTCACTTCGGCCTACACCTCAGCAACCGATAATTTCTGTGTCGAGTGTCATGATGGAACGATCGGTGTCGCCAACTCAGCAATTGTCAATCACAGCTACAGCTACCGTGCTGGTGGCCTGACGACCGATTTTGCCAGTTCCATCAAGGATATTTTTGATCTCGATTCTGTGGACATCGCCTCAACCCATAATCTTGACGATATAAAAACTCTGCTCTCATCTGCAGCCGTTGGCTTACCATGGGGATACACCAGCGCCTCCCACCCTTGTGAGGGGTGCCACAACCCCCATGCGGTCCAAGGAGATCCAGCCAACTCGGATACTGGCCGCAAAACCGTCGACAGTCGCGGCTATCCGTTATCACGCCCCAGTCAGCACACGCCGCTTTCCGGGTGGGGCGTCTGGGGAGACGACAGCTCGGAAAAGATGTCGACCTATGCCGCAACAGGGATCTACCAAGCACCGTATTACTACGGTTCAACCTCGAACCATGAGCCGGAAAACAACACCACAGATGACGGTTCCAACCTGACCGACGTCAATACCTTTTGTACCGATTGCCACAACAAAACCACGTCCATCTACAGTACGACGCTCGGACGTCCTTTGTATCAATTCGACTGGGGCACTGAAATTCACGGCAAAGGCAGTGCGATCGATCTACCGGCCAAAACCGAATGCCGTACTCCTTTTATCGACAGCAACCAGGGAAGCTATATCCTGGCTTGTACCGATTGTCACGAAGCTCATGGATCACCCAACATCTTTTTAATTCGTCCCATTGTCAATAACAATGCGGTGTCTCTGCCCGTGGGCACCACGTATTGGGGAGATCTGTGCAGCAGTTGCCATGCAGCAACGGCAGACCTTCGCGCGTTCCACCACCAGGCCAATGACGGCTATGCTTGTACAGACTGTCATGAAAGCGGCAAGGGGCCTCAGGTCAACAACTGCACCGGCTGCCATTTTCACAGCAGCTACAACAGTAACTATCGTCTATTCTAA
- a CDS encoding efflux RND transporter periplasmic adaptor subunit: protein MKKLLLLPLILVIGAAVGFVIVNSRDTVPQDRVLVSGMIETTEVDLSFKISGRLSELHVDEGDQIKQGQQLAVLEDSDETLAVAVAEAQRDYQQTVLNEVLAGSRTQQIREAQAAINEARAAEQASQAELEQAQLDEQRFSQLYEEGGTSRRTLELYQTALKTAQQHVKQARAAVGQARERLSLAVEGSRNEAILSAQAQVKVAEQTTAQARQQLTYTHLNAPLDGTILTRPAEVGEYVQPGSVIFTAAVLDEVWARVYVSETDLGRIQLGQKAVIRSDSWPERDFNGVVTYISDEAEFTPKSVQTYRERINFMYRVKITLANPQHELKPGMPVEGQILLESP from the coding sequence ATGAAAAAATTACTCCTGTTGCCGCTGATTCTTGTGATCGGTGCTGCTGTGGGTTTTGTCATCGTCAACAGTCGCGATACGGTTCCTCAGGACCGTGTCCTTGTTTCCGGGATGATCGAGACCACGGAGGTTGATTTGTCGTTTAAGATTTCCGGTCGTCTCAGCGAGCTGCATGTTGATGAAGGCGACCAGATCAAACAGGGGCAACAACTCGCAGTGCTTGAGGACAGTGATGAAACTCTGGCGGTCGCTGTGGCCGAAGCGCAACGCGATTATCAGCAAACTGTGCTCAACGAAGTGCTGGCCGGCAGTCGCACCCAACAGATTCGCGAAGCTCAGGCCGCCATAAATGAAGCGCGAGCTGCAGAGCAGGCCAGTCAGGCCGAACTCGAACAGGCGCAACTCGATGAACAGCGTTTCTCCCAACTCTATGAAGAAGGTGGCACCAGCCGCCGCACTCTGGAGCTGTACCAGACCGCCTTGAAAACTGCACAACAGCATGTAAAACAGGCGCGGGCGGCTGTTGGCCAGGCTAGGGAACGGTTAAGTCTGGCGGTCGAAGGCTCGCGCAATGAGGCGATCTTGTCTGCTCAGGCCCAAGTGAAAGTGGCTGAGCAGACAACCGCGCAGGCGCGCCAGCAACTGACCTATACCCATCTTAACGCACCGCTTGATGGCACCATTCTTACTCGGCCGGCCGAAGTGGGGGAATACGTTCAACCGGGCAGTGTCATTTTTACCGCAGCCGTTCTCGATGAGGTGTGGGCGCGGGTGTATGTCAGTGAAACAGATCTTGGCCGCATTCAGCTTGGCCAGAAAGCGGTGATTCGCAGTGACAGTTGGCCTGAGCGTGATTTCAACGGTGTGGTCACCTATATCTCTGACGAAGCGGAGTTCACTCCCAAGTCGGTGCAAACCTACCGTGAGCGGATCAATTTTATGTACCGCGTTAAAATCACCTTGGCAAATCCGCAGCACGAACTGAAACCGGGGATGCCTGTTGAAGGGCAGATCCTCCTGGAGTCGCCATGA
- a CDS encoding CerR family C-terminal domain-containing protein, with amino-acid sequence MKLSAKQRIEQTALKLFADKGFKATTIRDICAKSGVSVALVHYHYKNKNGLYEALLDQVIGDAFDRYPMTDYLTPGMSAEQRLRQIIRLLLHRLIGGDGLGRDRSRVRLMARELTAPSPAFEKLFQRHIQPMILTMVDVVREFVGPREPAELIRIATSVAGQCLYPFIAHEVMSRSGFTLGKDREEIERHAQHIYQFSLHGLCGLKEEGL; translated from the coding sequence ATGAAACTTTCTGCAAAGCAACGTATTGAACAGACGGCACTGAAACTCTTCGCCGATAAGGGCTTTAAGGCCACGACGATTCGCGACATCTGCGCCAAGTCCGGTGTCAGTGTTGCCCTGGTTCATTACCACTACAAAAACAAAAACGGTCTGTATGAAGCCCTCCTTGATCAGGTGATTGGTGACGCTTTTGACCGCTACCCCATGACCGACTACCTGACGCCGGGCATGTCCGCTGAACAGCGCTTGCGCCAGATAATTCGCCTGTTACTGCATCGTCTGATTGGTGGTGACGGCCTCGGACGTGATCGTTCGCGGGTGCGACTGATGGCGCGGGAGTTAACCGCACCGTCACCGGCCTTTGAAAAACTGTTTCAACGCCATATTCAACCGATGATTTTGACCATGGTCGATGTGGTGCGCGAATTTGTCGGGCCACGGGAACCGGCGGAACTGATCCGAATAGCCACCAGTGTTGCCGGACAATGCCTGTATCCGTTTATCGCCCATGAAGTCATGAGTCGTTCAGGTTTTACGCTCGGCAAAGATCGTGAAGAGATTGAACGTCATGCTCAACATATATACCAATTTTCCCTGCATGGTCTGTGTGGCCTGAAAGAGGAGGGGTTATGA
- a CDS encoding fatty acid CoA ligase family protein, translating to MMDCDLTENLAIHLTRRAEQQPYTAAVIFPEGRDRDGHVSYTHLTYQQLEQQSNRIACALSQYGVRCGDRTVLMVKPSLNFFSLTFALFKLGAIPVLIDPGMGVKNIKQCLEEVQPDVFIGIDKAHVARLLLGWGKNSLRLSITTGVSLRSTVPTLRTLVQRVAEAAPFTAHQPQNNETAAILFTSGSTGPPKGAIYTHTNFNAQIAALKQLYAIEPGEIDLCTFPLFALFAPALGMTAVIPDMDATRPAQVNPQRIFEAIDNFGVTNMFGSPALLRRVAQQGLLQHKQLPTLNRVISAGAPVPATVLEQFTSMMAPEAKIYTPYGATESLPVCSIDSTTLLGETRYLSDQGKGTCVGQAIIDVQIIAIDDEPIEHWTEDLTVADGVIGEICVRGPQVTSGYFNREQSNKRSKIFVEDGSFYHRMGDVGYRDDQGRIWFCGRKDHRVEHNGETLFSIPCEAVFNTHGDVFRTALVGLGSRPNQRAVLCVELNPGIGKERHDSIRQQLRDIQNNYPHTQAIDTILFHPRFPVDIRHNAKIFREKLAVWAAKEVS from the coding sequence ATGATGGATTGTGACCTGACCGAAAACCTTGCCATTCATCTGACTCGTCGTGCCGAACAACAGCCTTATACGGCGGCGGTTATTTTTCCTGAGGGGCGAGATCGTGATGGTCACGTCAGCTATACCCACCTCACCTATCAACAACTCGAACAACAAAGCAACCGCATTGCCTGTGCTTTGAGCCAATACGGTGTTCGCTGTGGTGACCGCACGGTCCTGATGGTGAAACCGAGCCTGAATTTTTTCTCGCTGACCTTTGCCCTGTTCAAATTGGGTGCTATTCCAGTGCTTATCGATCCGGGCATGGGTGTTAAAAACATCAAGCAGTGCCTGGAAGAGGTGCAACCGGACGTATTCATCGGCATCGATAAAGCGCATGTGGCGCGCCTGCTGCTCGGCTGGGGGAAAAACTCTCTACGTCTGTCCATCACCACCGGCGTTTCCCTGCGCTCGACAGTGCCGACATTGCGCACGTTAGTACAGAGAGTTGCCGAGGCGGCACCGTTTACCGCACACCAACCGCAGAATAATGAAACGGCGGCGATCCTGTTCACCAGTGGCAGCACCGGTCCCCCCAAAGGGGCGATCTACACCCATACCAACTTCAATGCCCAGATTGCCGCCCTCAAACAGCTGTATGCCATTGAACCGGGCGAGATCGACCTGTGTACCTTTCCGCTGTTTGCTTTGTTTGCTCCGGCTCTTGGCATGACGGCAGTGATTCCCGACATGGATGCCACCCGTCCGGCCCAGGTCAATCCGCAACGCATTTTTGAAGCTATTGATAACTTCGGCGTCACCAATATGTTCGGCTCTCCGGCCCTGCTGCGACGTGTCGCTCAACAGGGTCTGCTCCAGCACAAACAGTTGCCGACCCTTAACCGGGTGATTTCCGCCGGAGCGCCGGTGCCGGCAACAGTGCTTGAGCAGTTCACTTCAATGATGGCGCCCGAAGCAAAAATCTACACCCCTTACGGAGCCACCGAATCACTGCCGGTCTGTTCAATTGACAGCACCACGTTGCTGGGAGAAACCCGTTATCTGTCGGATCAGGGCAAGGGAACCTGCGTCGGACAAGCCATTATCGATGTGCAGATCATTGCCATTGATGATGAGCCCATTGAACATTGGACAGAGGATCTGACCGTCGCGGATGGCGTTATCGGCGAAATCTGTGTACGCGGTCCCCAGGTAACCAGCGGCTATTTCAACCGTGAACAATCCAATAAACGCTCCAAGATCTTTGTGGAGGATGGCAGCTTCTACCACCGCATGGGCGATGTCGGTTATCGTGATGACCAGGGTCGCATCTGGTTCTGCGGTCGTAAGGATCATCGTGTTGAACACAATGGCGAAACCCTGTTCAGCATCCCCTGCGAAGCGGTGTTCAACACCCATGGCGATGTGTTTCGTACGGCACTGGTCGGTCTCGGCAGCCGCCCCAATCAACGGGCAGTGTTGTGCGTCGAGCTGAATCCGGGCATCGGTAAAGAGCGTCACGACTCCATTCGTCAGCAATTACGCGATATTCAGAACAACTACCCTCATACCCAGGCCATCGACACGATTCTGTTTCACCCCCGTTTTCCGGTGGACATCCGGCATAACGCCAAGATTTTCCGCGAAAAACTGGCGGTGTGGGCGGCCAAGGAGGTGTCATGA
- a CDS encoding DUF2835 domain-containing protein, translated as MTRTTFSLNISADDFLRYYQGSATWIRIQADNGQMLKLPASNFRKFLTHSGIHGRFMIEFDDQFKLVGLTKL; from the coding sequence ATGACACGAACCACCTTTTCACTCAACATTTCCGCTGACGATTTTCTGCGTTACTATCAGGGTTCAGCCACCTGGATTCGCATTCAGGCCGACAACGGTCAGATGCTCAAACTTCCCGCCAGCAACTTTCGTAAATTCCTCACCCATTCAGGAATCCACGGCCGGTTTATGATTGAATTTGATGACCAATTCAAGTTGGTCGGTCTGACAAAGCTCTGA
- a CDS encoding 3-oxoacyl-ACP synthase III — protein sequence MNYQNVYINAINYELPPVVVSSQELEHRLAPLYEALHMPLGQLQALTGIRERRWWQPNTPLSQGAIAAGHKALTAADVPAEAIGAITYAGVCRELFEPATACRVADGLGIGGEALIYDTSNACLGVLNGILDMANRIELGQIRAGMVVSCESARELNEVTIRRMLKEQDMALFSRSVATLTGGSGAVAVLLTDGSFNSAQSHKLLGGVALAAPQHHQLCRWGVEETAQDQLRQFMNTDAVAVMNNGVQLGLDTWKKFLPTMDWSETDIDRVICHQVGSAHQTTILKTLDIDARKDFTTFEFLGNIGTVSLPITAAIAAERGILKAGDRTALLGIGSGLNCMMLGVQW from the coding sequence ATGAACTACCAAAACGTTTATATTAACGCTATCAATTACGAACTTCCGCCGGTAGTCGTCTCCTCACAGGAGCTTGAACATCGTCTGGCACCGTTGTATGAGGCGCTGCATATGCCTCTTGGGCAGCTCCAGGCCCTCACCGGCATTCGCGAGCGGCGCTGGTGGCAACCGAACACCCCGCTGTCACAAGGTGCGATTGCTGCCGGACACAAAGCACTCACCGCAGCAGATGTCCCGGCTGAGGCGATCGGCGCCATCACCTATGCCGGTGTGTGCCGCGAATTGTTTGAACCGGCGACCGCCTGCCGGGTGGCCGATGGCCTGGGTATTGGTGGCGAAGCCCTGATTTACGACACCAGCAATGCCTGCCTTGGTGTTCTCAACGGCATCCTCGATATGGCAAACCGCATTGAACTTGGCCAGATTCGTGCCGGGATGGTGGTCTCCTGTGAAAGTGCCCGCGAACTTAACGAAGTCACCATTCGCCGTATGCTTAAAGAACAGGATATGGCTCTGTTCTCCCGCTCTGTCGCTACCCTGACCGGCGGCTCCGGAGCTGTGGCCGTACTGCTGACCGATGGTTCGTTCAACAGCGCACAATCTCACAAATTACTTGGCGGCGTCGCGTTGGCAGCCCCCCAACACCACCAACTGTGCCGCTGGGGTGTTGAGGAAACCGCTCAGGACCAACTGCGCCAATTCATGAACACTGATGCCGTGGCCGTTATGAATAACGGTGTGCAATTGGGCCTCGACACCTGGAAGAAGTTTTTGCCGACCATGGACTGGAGCGAAACCGACATTGATCGTGTCATCTGTCACCAGGTCGGGTCAGCCCATCAGACCACCATTCTTAAGACGTTGGATATCGATGCGCGTAAAGACTTCACTACGTTTGAGTTTCTCGGCAATATCGGCACCGTATCGCTACCGATTACTGCGGCCATTGCCGCTGAGCGCGGTATCCTCAAAGCCGGCGACCGAACTGCCCTGCTGGGAATCGGCAGTGGTCTGAACTGCATGATGTTGGGAGTACAATGGTGA
- a CDS encoding ATP-binding cassette domain-containing protein: MSDAWAVEARGLKKAFGPLVAVQSLALQVGHGTIYGLIGPDGAGKTTTLRMLSGLLRPDSGEAFISGFSSTSQQEQVKDRMAYMSQRFALYPDLTVDENIRFYADLYGMSGAERRERTELLLDFSTMRPFRQRRAGQLSGGMKQKLQLICALIHKPQVLLLDEPTNGVDPVSRRDFWRILYELVGEGMTIIVSTAYLDEAERCERVGLLHQGQLIREGTPAQVVEESGLHIVSVSCSRCIESARILKQHLDSDQIHLYGDRVRVRCDDSQAMMIQLRRWLPDASDIVQERAQLEDIFMTLQPADSEKDALLSQVAQGIDSPQGSAVITEDLTRTFGSFTAVDKITLDVPYGEIFGFLGPNGAGKSTTIRMLCGLLTPSAGRGQVAGFDVQRQGERIKTRIGYMSQKFSLYEDLRVVENIDFYGGIYGLSGTHLAKRRDWALQLSGLEQRRSEPTADLAGGWRQRLALACAILHAPSIVFLDEPTSGADPASRRLFWEIINELADHGVTVFVSTHYMEEAEYCDRLALIYRGAMIASGSAAQLKSQHHDGLLFQVAVERPQQWLDAVADLDQITDVALFGAGLHVTVRDAQQGQRQMEAFFRQQQVAAQVSVTEPSMEDVFIRLIEQARSDD, encoded by the coding sequence ATGAGTGACGCGTGGGCTGTTGAAGCCCGTGGACTGAAAAAAGCGTTTGGTCCGCTTGTTGCCGTCCAGTCACTGGCTCTTCAGGTGGGGCACGGCACCATCTATGGTCTGATCGGTCCGGACGGCGCAGGTAAGACGACAACATTGCGTATGCTCAGCGGCCTGTTGCGACCGGATAGCGGCGAAGCGTTTATCAGCGGGTTTTCGTCAACCTCACAGCAGGAGCAGGTCAAAGATCGCATGGCTTATATGAGTCAGCGTTTTGCCCTTTATCCCGATCTGACGGTTGATGAAAACATCCGCTTTTATGCCGATCTTTACGGCATGAGTGGCGCGGAACGCCGCGAGCGCACCGAACTGCTGCTTGATTTCAGCACCATGCGCCCGTTCCGTCAGCGGCGTGCCGGTCAACTGTCCGGTGGCATGAAACAAAAACTCCAGCTGATCTGTGCCCTGATTCATAAACCCCAGGTGTTGTTGCTTGATGAACCAACTAACGGCGTCGATCCGGTCAGTCGTCGCGACTTCTGGCGCATCCTCTATGAACTGGTTGGCGAAGGCATGACCATCATTGTCAGTACCGCCTATCTCGATGAAGCCGAGCGTTGTGAACGGGTCGGTCTGTTGCATCAGGGACAGTTGATCCGCGAAGGAACGCCCGCACAGGTGGTCGAAGAGAGCGGGCTGCATATTGTTTCGGTATCGTGTTCGCGCTGTATTGAGTCGGCACGGATTCTCAAGCAGCATCTTGATTCCGACCAGATACATCTCTACGGCGACCGGGTCAGGGTGCGTTGTGACGACTCGCAAGCCATGATGATTCAACTGCGTCGCTGGTTACCGGATGCCAGCGATATTGTTCAGGAGCGTGCCCAGCTCGAAGATATATTTATGACCCTACAACCTGCGGACAGCGAGAAAGATGCCTTGCTCAGTCAGGTGGCTCAGGGGATCGACAGCCCGCAAGGCAGTGCTGTAATTACGGAGGATCTGACACGAACCTTTGGCAGTTTTACCGCCGTCGACAAAATTACTCTGGATGTGCCGTACGGTGAGATCTTTGGCTTTCTGGGGCCGAACGGGGCCGGCAAAAGTACGACCATCCGCATGTTATGCGGGCTGTTGACGCCGAGTGCCGGGCGCGGTCAGGTGGCTGGTTTTGATGTCCAGCGTCAGGGCGAGCGAATTAAAACCCGCATTGGCTACATGAGCCAGAAGTTCTCGCTCTATGAAGATTTGCGGGTGGTGGAAAATATTGACTTTTACGGCGGTATCTATGGCCTGTCCGGCACCCATCTGGCCAAGCGACGTGATTGGGCGCTGCAATTGTCCGGACTTGAACAACGCCGCTCTGAACCGACTGCGGATCTTGCCGGTGGCTGGCGGCAACGGTTGGCGTTGGCCTGCGCCATCCTCCATGCACCGTCCATCGTGTTTCTCGATGAGCCGACCAGTGGTGCGGACCCGGCCAGTCGTCGTTTATTTTGGGAGATTATCAACGAGCTGGCCGATCACGGCGTGACCGTGTTTGTCAGCACCCATTACATGGAAGAGGCTGAGTATTGCGACCGTTTGGCCTTGATCTATCGCGGCGCGATGATCGCTTCCGGATCTGCGGCGCAATTAAAGAGTCAGCATCATGATGGCCTGTTGTTTCAGGTTGCTGTAGAGCGACCCCAGCAATGGCTGGATGCGGTTGCCGACCTTGATCAGATCACGGATGTGGCGCTGTTTGGGGCGGGATTGCATGTGACGGTGCGTGATGCACAGCAAGGACAGAGGCAAATGGAAGCGTTCTTCCGTCAACAGCAGGTGGCCGCACAGGTCTCTGTGACAGAGCCGAGTATGGAAGATGTTTTTATCCGATTAATTGAACAGGCGCGTAGCGATGATTAA
- a CDS encoding alpha/beta fold hydrolase, translated as MVKRLLPFQGNTLTLANNLRYHYLDKGQGDPVVMVHGNPSWCYYYRHLAVALSASHRVIVPDHIGCGLSDKPDDSRYRYTLEQRIADLETLLDHLQIKENITLVVHDWGGMIGMAYATRYPERIKRCVVLNTGAFHLPPSKPLPKALKLCRDSKLGAFLVRGFNAFSRGAAWVGCKINPMPPALRAAYMAPYNTWNNRIATLRFVQDIPLDPSDRAYAEVSRVADNLHLLVDKPMFIGWGEKDFVFDHHFLAEWQKRFPNAQYHTWPRGGHYILEDVGDELIPLICRFIQETK; from the coding sequence ATGGTGAAACGACTGCTGCCCTTTCAAGGAAACACGCTGACCCTGGCCAACAACCTGCGTTATCACTATCTGGATAAAGGTCAGGGAGATCCTGTGGTCATGGTGCATGGTAATCCGAGCTGGTGTTACTATTACCGCCACTTGGCTGTTGCACTGTCCGCCAGTCATCGGGTCATTGTTCCCGACCACATCGGCTGTGGACTGTCGGACAAACCGGATGATTCCCGCTACCGTTACACCCTCGAACAGCGTATCGCCGATCTCGAAACCCTGTTGGACCATCTGCAGATCAAAGAAAATATTACCCTGGTGGTTCACGATTGGGGCGGCATGATTGGCATGGCCTATGCCACCCGCTACCCAGAGCGGATCAAGCGCTGCGTCGTGCTCAACACCGGAGCCTTTCACCTGCCACCATCCAAACCGCTGCCAAAAGCACTGAAACTGTGTCGCGACAGCAAACTTGGCGCGTTTCTGGTGCGCGGGTTCAACGCCTTCAGCCGTGGGGCGGCCTGGGTCGGCTGCAAGATCAATCCCATGCCCCCGGCCCTGCGTGCCGCTTATATGGCCCCGTACAATACCTGGAACAATCGCATTGCCACTTTGCGCTTTGTTCAGGATATTCCCCTTGATCCGTCAGATCGCGCCTATGCTGAAGTTAGTCGGGTTGCGGACAATCTCCACCTGCTGGTGGACAAACCCATGTTTATAGGTTGGGGTGAAAAAGACTTCGTTTTTGACCACCATTTTCTTGCTGAGTGGCAAAAACGGTTTCCCAACGCCCAATATCATACCTGGCCACGTGGCGGCCATTACATCCTTGAAGATGTCGGCGACGAACTGATCCCATTGATCTGCCGATTCATTCAGGAAACAAAGTGA
- a CDS encoding helix-turn-helix domain-containing protein produces MMLDPAPLLTPTFLPREIRHPNHDLITDQPVDSDTLVSTDSSGMGITLPPNGITLDEVEKMLIQQALLRYDGNQTKAANCLGMSRDTIRYRMKKFGLN; encoded by the coding sequence ATGATGCTGGACCCGGCACCTTTACTGACGCCAACTTTTTTACCGCGTGAAATCCGCCACCCCAACCACGATTTGATTACCGATCAGCCCGTGGACAGCGATACGTTGGTTTCGACAGATAGCTCCGGCATGGGGATTACCCTGCCACCCAACGGTATTACGCTGGACGAAGTTGAGAAAATGCTGATTCAACAGGCGTTGCTGCGTTATGACGGTAACCAGACCAAAGCAGCCAATTGTTTGGGCATGAGCCGTGACACCATCCGCTACCGGATGAAAAAGTTTGGTTTGAATTAA